One segment of Candidatus Zixiibacteriota bacterium DNA contains the following:
- a CDS encoding ATP-binding protein: protein MPSDRPNREIPGDSHRSKDPFGELSREILRFANRGVLRAEFLREVSRMIMDITCCDSVEIRTRERGRHFRTMATRGTPLIFNFDVITTNGRLSSRIFPDLTDSVSDWEALLHDILLRNYDPASGLFGAKGFFSVGDASIPIRYRRLKPDHEVERALNFRDEFPSLAVVPFTADIESGCLLILKCRQRNAFTPETMEGLEAVAQNLGVALVHRYAQIALRERVKELTCLYGLAKIVGMPEISQEELLQGAVQLLPPAMLYPEAASARILLDGKEFVAAGYGPGKASLSAEIKVAGVSRGMVEVVYKEERPELDEGPFLSEERNLLDTVAGELAIIIERRQSQMERNLLQEQLRHADRLATIGQLAAGVAHELNEPLGGILGFAQLALKNPEVPSSITSDIKKIINASLHAREIIKKLMVFARQLPPQKMKVSLNRVAEEGLYFLEARCARSGIDIVRQYAEGLPEIVADPSQLHQVLINLVVNAVQAMPQGGALTIRTEHRDGHVALVVEDTGVGMSADIMRKIFVPFFTTKDLHEGTGLGLSVVHGIVSSHGGTIKVASKPGAGSRFEVELPVGEMSAIKESEEDG, encoded by the coding sequence ATGCCATCAGACCGCCCAAATAGAGAAATTCCAGGCGATTCCCACCGCTCCAAAGACCCCTTCGGAGAGCTTTCGCGAGAAATTCTGCGGTTTGCCAACCGCGGTGTTTTGCGCGCGGAGTTTCTCCGGGAAGTCTCCCGGATGATTATGGATATAACCTGTTGCGATTCGGTCGAGATAAGAACCAGGGAAAGGGGACGACACTTTCGCACCATGGCAACCAGGGGGACCCCGTTGATATTTAATTTTGACGTCATAACCACTAACGGACGGCTTTCCTCGCGGATTTTCCCCGACCTGACAGATTCAGTTTCCGACTGGGAGGCGCTTCTGCATGATATACTTCTCCGGAATTATGACCCGGCATCAGGGCTCTTCGGCGCCAAGGGATTTTTTTCGGTAGGCGACGCCTCAATACCGATTCGATACCGCCGGCTGAAACCAGACCACGAAGTTGAGAGAGCGCTGAATTTTCGCGATGAATTTCCTTCATTAGCCGTGGTGCCTTTTACGGCCGATATCGAAAGCGGCTGCCTTCTGATTCTCAAATGCCGTCAGAGGAATGCCTTTACCCCAGAAACAATGGAGGGTCTTGAGGCGGTGGCGCAGAACCTGGGGGTGGCGCTGGTGCATCGATATGCCCAGATAGCGCTGCGCGAGAGAGTCAAGGAGTTAACCTGCCTGTACGGGCTGGCGAAGATTGTCGGTATGCCGGAGATTTCTCAAGAAGAACTGCTTCAAGGAGCGGTGCAGTTGCTGCCGCCGGCGATGCTTTATCCGGAAGCGGCATCGGCCCGGATACTTCTCGATGGGAAGGAATTTGTCGCCGCCGGATATGGACCGGGAAAAGCCTCGCTGTCGGCGGAAATCAAAGTCGCCGGGGTCAGCCGCGGCATGGTGGAAGTTGTCTATAAAGAAGAAAGACCGGAACTGGATGAAGGACCATTTCTCAGCGAAGAGAGAAATCTGCTCGATACGGTCGCAGGGGAACTGGCGATAATAATTGAGCGACGTCAATCTCAGATGGAGCGGAATCTTCTTCAAGAGCAGCTTCGCCACGCTGACCGTCTGGCGACTATCGGGCAGCTTGCCGCCGGAGTGGCGCACGAACTCAATGAGCCGCTGGGCGGAATTCTGGGCTTCGCGCAGTTGGCTCTCAAAAATCCCGAGGTTCCTTCTTCCATAACCAGCGATATCAAAAAAATCATAAATGCCTCCCTGCATGCCCGGGAGATAATCAAGAAACTGATGGTTTTTGCCCGTCAGTTGCCGCCACAAAAGATGAAGGTAAGTCTCAACCGGGTGGCGGAGGAAGGTCTTTATTTTCTGGAGGCGCGCTGCGCCCGAAGCGGGATAGATATTGTGCGCCAGTATGCCGAAGGACTGCCGGAAATTGTCGCCGACCCGTCACAGCTGCATCAGGTGCTGATAAATCTGGTTGTCAACGCCGTTCAGGCGATGCCACAGGGGGGAGCCTTGACGATAAGAACGGAGCATCGCGACGGACATGTGGCGCTGGTGGTGGAAGATACCGGAGTCGGGATGAGCGCGGATATCATGCGGAAGATTTTTGTTCCCTTTTTTACCACCAAGGACCTTCATGAAGGGACCGGACTGGGACTGTCGGTGGTTCATGGTATAGTCAGTTCTCATGGCGGGACGATTAAAGTCGCGAGCAAACCCGGGGCAGGTTCCCGCTTTGAAGTAGAACTGCCGGTGGGTGAAATGAGCGCAATTAAGGAGTCAGAAGAAGATGGCTGA
- a CDS encoding sigma-54 dependent transcriptional regulator, producing MADDSSTILVVDDAPDTLEVIQRNLTSQGYAVLTAPGVPEAIQILDNSPVDLVITDLKMPKVSGLELVRHIRENFRDTEVMMITGYATIDGAVQAVKTGADEYLSKPFTDEELLAAVRRVLEKLKLKRMSELQRRGFPTSTHGLIGSSDVMKKVFNAITKAAGINATVMIQGESGTGKELVARAIHYSSLRASAPFIPVNCGGIPEGLLESELFGYVKGAFTGATESRAGFFQTAEGGTIFLDEISETSLAMQVKLLRVLQDKEVCMVGANRSRKIDVRIIAATNKDLLSLIKKGSFREDLFFRLNVINITLPPLRERGDDILILTQHFLSKYARELGRGIPEFSPDALKSLRNYYWPGNIRELENMIQRLVVMTDSDKIEVSDLPSHLRFTVSREAGFDRTLAEVEAEYIKNVLATVHGNKTRAAEILGIDRKTLREKIKNITPEQ from the coding sequence ATGGCTGATGATAGTTCGACAATACTGGTCGTAGATGATGCCCCCGATACGCTGGAAGTGATTCAGCGGAACCTGACCTCGCAAGGGTATGCCGTATTGACGGCGCCGGGAGTTCCGGAGGCAATTCAGATACTGGATAACAGCCCGGTGGACCTGGTTATCACCGATTTGAAGATGCCGAAAGTGAGCGGACTGGAACTGGTGCGGCATATACGGGAGAATTTTCGGGACACGGAAGTTATGATGATTACCGGCTATGCCACTATTGACGGCGCGGTGCAGGCGGTCAAGACCGGGGCGGATGAATATCTCTCCAAACCGTTTACCGACGAGGAACTTCTGGCGGCAGTGCGCCGGGTGCTGGAGAAATTGAAGCTGAAGAGGATGTCGGAACTGCAGCGGCGGGGATTCCCGACCTCGACCCACGGTCTGATAGGGAGTTCGGACGTAATGAAAAAAGTCTTTAATGCCATCACCAAAGCGGCCGGCATAAATGCCACGGTCATGATTCAGGGCGAAAGCGGCACCGGCAAAGAACTGGTAGCGCGGGCTATTCATTACAGCAGTCTCCGGGCTTCAGCGCCCTTTATTCCGGTCAACTGCGGGGGAATACCGGAAGGGCTTTTGGAGAGCGAGCTTTTCGGCTATGTCAAAGGGGCGTTCACCGGCGCCACCGAGTCGCGCGCCGGTTTCTTTCAGACCGCCGAAGGGGGGACTATCTTTCTGGATGAAATCAGCGAAACCAGCCTGGCGATGCAGGTCAAACTGCTGCGGGTGCTTCAGGACAAAGAAGTCTGTATGGTCGGCGCCAACCGCTCGCGGAAGATAGATGTCCGAATTATTGCCGCCACCAATAAAGACCTGCTCAGCCTGATTAAGAAGGGAAGTTTTCGCGAAGACCTCTTTTTCCGGTTGAATGTGATTAATATAACCCTGCCGCCTCTGCGAGAGCGGGGGGATGATATTCTGATTCTCACCCAGCATTTCCTCTCCAAATATGCGCGGGAATTAGGCCGGGGGATACCGGAGTTCAGTCCTGATGCCCTCAAATCGTTGCGGAATTACTACTGGCCCGGTAATATCAGGGAGCTGGAGAATATGATTCAACGGCTGGTGGTGATGACCGACAGCGACAAAATCGAGGTCTCCGACCTCCCCAGCCATCTTCGGTTCACCGTCAGCCGGGAGGCCGGTTTTGACCGCACTCTGGCGGAAGTTGAAGCGGAGTATATCAAAAATGTTCTGGCGACAGTCCACGGCAATAAGACCAGAGCGGCCGAAATTCTTGGTATCGACCGAAAGACGCTTCGGGAAAAAATCAAGAATATCACGCCGGAGCAATAA
- a CDS encoding NAD(P)/FAD-dependent oxidoreductase yields MAERDRVVIIGGGFGGLDAARALKNAPVDVTVIDRRNYHLFQPLLYQVATGALSPADIASPLRLILRKQKNTRVLLAEAVGIDVEARKVRLKDGEVPYDSLIIAAGAQNHYFGNDHWGQYTLALKSIEDATRIRRRILLAFEEAEKETDPEKIRALLTFVVIGGGPTGAELAGALGEIAFDALRRNFRSIDPAEARIILIDSLERILPTYHPTLSARATGALEKKFKVTVKTGWMVSEIEAETVIIKRGDEQEVIKARTILWAAGVKASPVANILSQAIGIERDRMGRIKVNPDLTVPGHPEIFVVGDLAYLNDREWTPLPGIAPVAKQEGQYVARVITRRLKGKTTGPFHFRNYGIMATIGKTYAVADFGFLKISGYIGWLAWLFVHLMYIVEFENRVLILVQWAWNYFTGNRSARLITEECPPVASEVAANSGTGAKMEVKR; encoded by the coding sequence ATGGCCGAAAGAGATAGAGTAGTAATCATCGGGGGAGGTTTTGGGGGGCTTGATGCCGCCCGCGCCCTAAAGAACGCGCCGGTCGATGTTACAGTTATCGACCGCCGTAACTATCATCTTTTTCAACCCCTGCTTTACCAGGTGGCGACCGGAGCGCTCTCCCCGGCCGATATTGCCTCACCTCTGAGGCTGATACTTCGCAAACAGAAAAACACCCGGGTGCTTCTGGCCGAAGCGGTCGGTATTGACGTAGAGGCGCGCAAGGTCCGCCTGAAAGATGGGGAGGTGCCGTATGACTCGCTTATTATTGCTGCCGGAGCGCAGAATCATTATTTCGGCAATGACCATTGGGGGCAATATACCCTGGCGTTAAAGAGTATCGAAGATGCCACTCGAATCAGACGGCGGATTCTTTTGGCATTCGAAGAGGCGGAAAAAGAAACTGACCCGGAAAAGATAAGGGCACTTCTGACTTTTGTCGTGATTGGGGGCGGTCCGACCGGCGCGGAACTTGCCGGAGCGCTGGGAGAAATCGCCTTTGATGCCCTTCGCCGCAATTTCCGCAGTATCGACCCGGCGGAGGCGCGGATAATTCTGATAGACAGCCTGGAGCGGATTCTGCCGACTTATCATCCCACCCTCTCGGCGCGGGCGACAGGGGCGCTGGAGAAAAAATTCAAAGTTACGGTCAAGACCGGCTGGATGGTCTCGGAGATAGAGGCGGAAACGGTTATCATCAAACGGGGGGATGAGCAAGAAGTTATCAAGGCGAGGACTATTCTATGGGCAGCCGGCGTGAAAGCCTCACCGGTGGCGAATATTCTATCGCAGGCAATCGGGATCGAACGCGACCGGATGGGGCGAATCAAGGTCAATCCTGACCTGACTGTCCCGGGACATCCCGAGATTTTTGTTGTCGGGGATTTGGCGTATCTCAATGACCGCGAATGGACGCCGCTTCCGGGGATAGCGCCGGTGGCGAAACAGGAAGGGCAGTATGTTGCCAGGGTGATTACAAGACGTCTCAAAGGAAAGACAACCGGACCTTTCCATTTCCGAAATTACGGCATAATGGCGACTATCGGGAAAACCTACGCCGTGGCTGATTTTGGATTTCTGAAGATATCGGGATATATCGGATGGCTGGCGTGGCTTTTTGTGCACTTGATGTACATAGTGGAGTTTGAGAATCGGGTTCTGATTCTGGTGCAATGGGCGTGGAACTATTTCACCGGCAACCGCTCGGCGCGGCTGATAACCGAGGAGTGTCCGCCGGTGGCATCCGAAGTTGCCGCGAATTCCGGGACTGGCGCCAAGATGGAAGTGAAGCGGTAG
- a CDS encoding NADPH-dependent FMN reductase gives MLKIALILGSSRRGRMSPRVAKYIQRRLDESGKAKTELLDLFEYNFPVMEERLHKRDDPPSRLKEFSEKIAAADAVVIISPEYNNGYPAVLKNAIDYLLPEFKRKPVGIVTVSNGQFGGLNALAQLRMVLISMGSILVPARFPVTKVGETFDENGNPLQPWVEKTANNFLKELFWLSEAVTEKMSRDNL, from the coding sequence TTGCTTAAGATTGCTCTAATTCTGGGAAGCAGCCGCCGGGGAAGAATGAGTCCGCGGGTGGCGAAGTATATTCAGAGAAGGCTGGATGAAAGCGGTAAGGCGAAAACGGAACTTCTGGACCTTTTTGAATACAACTTCCCCGTCATGGAAGAGCGGCTCCATAAACGGGATGATCCCCCGTCTCGTCTCAAGGAATTCTCCGAGAAGATCGCCGCTGCCGATGCGGTCGTAATAATCAGCCCGGAATACAACAACGGGTATCCGGCCGTGCTGAAGAATGCTATCGATTATCTTCTTCCGGAGTTCAAACGGAAACCGGTGGGGATTGTGACAGTTTCCAATGGGCAATTTGGCGGACTCAATGCGCTGGCGCAGTTACGAATGGTATTGATTTCGATGGGGTCAATCCTGGTACCGGCGCGTTTTCCGGTGACGAAAGTCGGTGAGACTTTCGACGAAAATGGGAACCCGCTTCAGCCATGGGTGGAGAAGACCGCCAATAATTTCCTGAAGGAACTTTTCTGGCTGTCAGAGGCGGTGACAGAAAAGATGTCAAGGGATAATCTCTGA
- a CDS encoding DUF1761 domain-containing protein, giving the protein MEPVSMNYLAVLIAGVAYMALGALWYSPILFANAWMKWVGKTKEQVAKDFKPLNLLWILILSLVAAYGIARIMLWAARGSVADGIVIGLLAGVCFVLPSYGVNDISEKRPLGLTVTNILYHIAGFVVMGIIIGVM; this is encoded by the coding sequence ATGGAACCTGTCAGCATGAACTATCTGGCCGTTCTAATCGCCGGTGTCGCCTACATGGCGCTGGGCGCTCTCTGGTACTCGCCGATTCTGTTCGCCAACGCCTGGATGAAATGGGTCGGCAAAACCAAGGAGCAGGTCGCCAAAGATTTCAAACCACTGAACCTTCTCTGGATATTGATTCTATCTCTGGTCGCCGCCTACGGCATTGCCCGCATCATGCTCTGGGCGGCGCGCGGAAGCGTCGCCGACGGTATCGTCATTGGCCTTCTTGCCGGAGTCTGCTTTGTCCTTCCCTCATACGGAGTCAATGATATCTCCGAGAAACGCCCCCTGGGATTGACCGTGACAAATATTCTATATCATATCGCCGGTTTCGTGGTGATGGGGATAATTATCGGAGTAATGTAG
- a CDS encoding SPFH domain-containing protein: MEAYVFVGVAVLLAFILGGMSIVIIRPYEKGLVERLGKYQRTLDSGLNLIMPFFDSVQKVDMREVVLDVPSQMVITKDNVNVEVDAIIYCQVTDPVRARYEISNYILAATKLAQTNLRNIVGEMELDQSLTSRDTINNQLRQVLDTATDKWGMKVNRVEIQRIDPPVDITEAMSRQMKAERDKRAAILEAEGIRQASITKAEGSKQAAILEAEGYAEAVRKKADAEKYRQIAVAEGEAKAIGNVFNAIHEGKPDKELITLKYLEMLPKFSSGTANKIFIPYEASGIISALSAMVEGIKGEKAEEKKA, from the coding sequence ATGGAAGCATATGTCTTTGTAGGTGTCGCCGTCCTGCTCGCTTTTATCCTGGGCGGGATGTCTATCGTGATTATCCGTCCGTACGAAAAAGGGCTGGTGGAACGTCTCGGCAAATACCAGCGGACGCTCGATTCCGGCTTGAATCTGATTATGCCGTTTTTCGATTCGGTGCAGAAGGTCGATATGCGGGAGGTGGTGCTTGATGTCCCCTCGCAGATGGTTATCACCAAGGATAATGTCAATGTTGAAGTCGATGCCATCATTTACTGCCAGGTGACGGACCCGGTCCGTGCCCGTTACGAAATCAGCAACTATATCCTGGCGGCGACCAAACTGGCGCAGACCAACCTTCGCAATATCGTCGGCGAAATGGAGCTCGACCAGTCGCTCACTTCCCGCGATACCATCAACAACCAGTTGCGACAGGTGCTCGACACGGCGACTGACAAATGGGGGATGAAAGTCAACCGGGTTGAAATTCAGCGCATCGACCCGCCGGTAGATATCACCGAGGCAATGAGCCGTCAGATGAAAGCGGAGCGCGACAAGCGTGCCGCCATTCTTGAAGCCGAAGGTATCCGGCAGGCATCAATTACCAAGGCCGAAGGAAGCAAGCAGGCGGCGATTCTTGAAGCCGAGGGGTATGCCGAGGCGGTCAGGAAAAAAGCCGACGCCGAAAAATACCGGCAGATTGCAGTCGCCGAGGGTGAAGCCAAAGCGATTGGGAATGTCTTCAACGCTATCCATGAAGGTAAACCGGACAAGGAACTGATTACTCTTAAGTATCTGGAAATGCTCCCCAAATTCTCCAGCGGCACGGCCAACAAAATTTTCATCCCGTACGAAGCCAGCGGCATAATCTCCGCCCTCTCGGCGATGGTCGAAGGGATAAAGGGGGAAAAGGCAGAGGAGAAAAAGGCATAG
- a CDS encoding NfeD family protein, with the protein MPTIFWLWLAAAVIFLIIEIGTPSLVFACFVVGSIGAAVTSWLGGSYLIQLAVFAGISIILIPTTRPLARKITKPSPQPTNVDAMIGKSGVVLEKIDPSTESGQVRVDGQVWRAKANEIINEGAKIKVLSVVGARLNVVREE; encoded by the coding sequence ATGCCGACAATCTTCTGGCTCTGGCTGGCCGCGGCAGTGATTTTTCTGATAATCGAAATCGGCACCCCTTCGCTGGTCTTTGCCTGTTTTGTGGTAGGCTCCATCGGCGCCGCCGTCACCTCCTGGCTGGGGGGCTCATATCTGATTCAACTGGCGGTCTTCGCCGGAATTTCAATAATTCTGATACCGACCACCCGCCCGCTGGCGCGCAAAATCACCAAACCATCGCCGCAGCCGACCAATGTTGACGCCATGATTGGCAAATCGGGCGTGGTCCTGGAAAAAATCGACCCCAGCACAGAATCGGGGCAGGTGCGCGTTGATGGGCAAGTCTGGCGCGCCAAAGCCAATGAGATTATAAATGAAGGCGCTAAAATCAAAGTCTTGAGCGTGGTCGGCGCCCGGTTGAATGTGGTCAGGGAAGAATAG